The following proteins come from a genomic window of Natrinema saccharevitans:
- the pstB gene encoding phosphate ABC transporter ATP-binding protein PstB: protein MSNTTNESQRPAESNRQTTDSATRTTVGESSEKTRDEWTDYELDGEPKLSVEDLDVYYGDEQALRGITMDIPENSVTALIGPSGCGKSTFLRCLNRMNDRIKSARVDGSVELEGEEIYQDDVNLVELRKRVGMVFQSPNPFPKSIRDNISYGPRKHGEIETGLVARLLGDDSSERERELVERCLKQAALWEEVNDRLDDNALGLSGGQQQRLCIARCLAVDPDVILMDEPASALDPIATAKIEDLIEELAEEYTVVVVTHNMQQAARISDQTAVFLTGGELVEFDDTDKIFENPESQRVEDYVTGKFG from the coding sequence ATGAGTAATACCACGAACGAATCACAGCGACCGGCAGAATCGAACCGCCAGACGACCGACAGCGCCACGCGAACGACGGTCGGCGAATCCAGCGAGAAGACGCGGGACGAGTGGACCGACTACGAACTCGACGGGGAACCGAAGCTCTCGGTCGAGGACCTCGACGTCTACTACGGGGACGAACAGGCCCTCCGCGGGATCACGATGGACATTCCCGAGAACAGCGTCACCGCGCTGATCGGTCCGTCTGGCTGCGGGAAATCGACGTTCCTTCGGTGTCTCAATCGAATGAACGACCGAATCAAGAGCGCCCGCGTCGACGGCTCCGTCGAACTCGAGGGGGAGGAGATCTACCAGGACGACGTCAACCTCGTCGAACTCCGGAAACGCGTCGGAATGGTATTCCAGTCGCCGAACCCGTTCCCGAAATCGATTCGGGACAACATCTCCTACGGGCCGCGGAAACACGGCGAGATCGAAACGGGACTGGTCGCCCGATTGCTCGGCGACGACTCGAGCGAGCGAGAGCGTGAACTCGTCGAGCGCTGTCTCAAACAGGCGGCGCTCTGGGAGGAGGTAAACGACCGGCTCGACGACAACGCCCTGGGCCTCTCCGGCGGCCAGCAACAGCGCCTCTGTATCGCGCGGTGTCTCGCCGTCGACCCCGACGTGATCCTGATGGACGAGCCGGCCTCGGCGCTGGACCCGATCGCGACCGCGAAGATCGAGGACCTGATCGAGGAACTGGCCGAGGAGTACACGGTCGTCGTCGTCACGCACAACATGCAACAGGCCGCCCGTATCTCCGACCAGACGGCGGTCTTCCTGACCGGCGGCGAACTCGTCGAGTTCGACGACACCGACAAGATCTTCGAGAACCCCGAGAGTCAACGCGTCGAGGACTACGTGACCGGCAAGTTCGGGTGA
- a CDS encoding phosphate signaling complex PhoU family protein — protein MTREDYRYRLERLRETVVAMGDLVREQFADGCSALFTGDRDLASDVIARDRVVNDRSLEIERECLDLLALYQPVAGDLRIVVAAFKIVTDLERVGDLATNLAEYTRDATVSDPTLPDVDFERIAALALEQLEAAIEAFFDEDPAACRAVADRDDELDRRCEAVTERVGRRLIELRLDADGRVGDRSLGAEIDRRSLGPLLADVSRTLVIVRDIERVGDHAVNVAARTLYALESDASLLA, from the coding sequence ATGACCCGCGAGGACTATCGGTATCGACTCGAGCGGCTCCGCGAGACGGTCGTCGCCATGGGCGATCTCGTCCGCGAACAGTTCGCCGACGGCTGCTCCGCGCTGTTTACCGGAGACCGGGACCTCGCGAGCGACGTCATCGCGCGGGACCGCGTGGTCAACGACCGGTCTCTCGAGATCGAACGCGAGTGTCTCGACCTGCTGGCGCTGTACCAGCCCGTCGCCGGCGACCTCCGGATCGTCGTCGCTGCGTTCAAGATCGTCACCGACCTCGAGCGGGTGGGCGATCTGGCGACCAATCTGGCCGAGTACACGCGCGACGCGACCGTCTCGGACCCGACGCTCCCGGACGTGGACTTCGAGCGCATCGCCGCGCTGGCGCTCGAGCAACTCGAGGCCGCGATCGAGGCGTTTTTCGACGAGGATCCGGCGGCCTGCCGGGCGGTCGCCGACCGCGACGACGAACTCGACCGGCGCTGTGAGGCGGTGACCGAGCGCGTCGGCCGACGGCTCATCGAGTTGCGGCTCGACGCCGACGGGCGCGTCGGGGACCGATCGCTCGGAGCCGAGATCGACCGCCGCTCACTCGGGCCTCTTCTCGCCGACGTCTCGCGAACCCTCGTGATCGTCCGCGACATCGAACGCGTCGGCGACCACGCGGTCAACGTCGCCGCTCGAACGCTGTACGCCCTCGAGAGCGACGCATCGCTGCTCGCGTGA
- a CDS encoding phosphate ABC transporter substrate-binding protein PstS family protein → MTDSQTDRTGRSLSRRTFLAATSTAGALAVAGCTENTDNGGNERVVVTGSSTVHPVSDRMAEDFMAENDGVNVTTDPTGTGGGFSNNFCPGDSDINGASRRIQDAEEQDCSDSEVEPIQFQIGADALTVAVHNDSPVDCVSYDELAQLWMQDGAETWAEVNSDWPDEEIERFGPATTSGTFDWFNENVIGDAGSHVEQYENTENDNELIQGISTTENAIGYFGYAYYRENEDDLKALEIRESEDGECTAPDLDAAQSDEYPMARPLYIYASQESLQRDVVYDFVEYYLEQSSTDTVTDVGYVPASEDQVESNLEKLEDAVN, encoded by the coding sequence ATGACTGATTCCCAGACGGACCGTACGGGTCGATCGCTTTCTCGACGAACGTTCCTCGCCGCCACGAGTACGGCGGGCGCCCTTGCGGTCGCCGGCTGTACCGAAAACACCGATAACGGGGGCAACGAGCGAGTCGTCGTTACGGGAAGCAGTACGGTCCATCCGGTTTCCGACAGGATGGCCGAAGACTTCATGGCGGAAAACGACGGCGTGAACGTCACTACCGACCCGACCGGGACCGGTGGCGGGTTCAGTAACAACTTCTGCCCGGGCGATTCCGATATCAACGGCGCGTCGCGTCGGATTCAGGACGCCGAGGAACAAGACTGCAGCGACAGCGAGGTCGAACCGATCCAGTTCCAGATCGGTGCGGACGCACTTACCGTTGCCGTCCACAACGACTCGCCGGTCGACTGCGTCAGCTACGACGAACTCGCCCAGCTCTGGATGCAAGACGGCGCGGAGACGTGGGCCGAAGTCAACTCCGACTGGCCCGATGAAGAGATCGAACGCTTCGGGCCGGCGACCACCTCCGGGACGTTCGACTGGTTCAACGAGAACGTCATCGGGGACGCCGGTAGTCACGTCGAGCAATACGAGAACACCGAAAACGATAACGAACTCATTCAGGGCATCTCCACGACGGAAAACGCCATCGGCTACTTCGGCTACGCGTACTATCGGGAAAACGAGGACGACCTCAAGGCGCTCGAGATCAGAGAGAGCGAAGACGGTGAGTGTACTGCGCCGGACCTCGATGCGGCGCAGTCGGACGAATACCCGATGGCGCGGCCGCTGTACATCTACGCCAGTCAGGAGTCGCTTCAGCGAGATGTCGTCTACGACTTCGTCGAATACTATCTCGAACAGTCCTCGACCGACACCGTCACCGACGTCGGCTACGTCCCCGCGAGCGAAGATCAGGTCGAGTCGAACCTCGAGAAACTCGAGGACGCAGTGAACTGA
- the pstC gene encoding phosphate ABC transporter permease subunit PstC produces the protein MSERSIDVDLTRSSSSQVVKERIYKWLLFGCAALTVFVTVSIIVTLAADAITFFSEVSPIAFFTGTEWVARSDGGTFGVWPLVTSTLIITVVSALISVPTGVAAAVYLSEYASERMRSVLKPALEVLAGIPTVVYGYLALVYLTPALQTIGIPVGTFNLLSASIMVGIMIIPMVSSLSEDAMSSVPDSLRQAGYGMGATKYEVSTGIVIPAAISGIFSSFILALSRAIGETMIVVMAAGLRPRMFDFSNPLNNLLNSGQPMTAGMVNAVTSDATGGSATYLSMFALGLTLFVITFAMNLASDYVAARYEEEYK, from the coding sequence ATGAGTGAGCGATCGATAGACGTCGATCTGACGCGGTCGTCGTCGAGCCAAGTCGTCAAAGAGCGCATCTACAAGTGGCTGCTGTTCGGCTGTGCTGCGTTGACCGTTTTCGTCACCGTGAGTATCATCGTCACGCTCGCGGCCGACGCGATCACGTTTTTCAGTGAAGTCTCACCGATCGCCTTTTTCACCGGAACAGAGTGGGTCGCCCGGTCCGACGGGGGGACGTTCGGCGTCTGGCCGCTCGTCACTTCGACGTTGATTATCACCGTCGTCTCGGCGCTCATTTCGGTGCCGACCGGCGTCGCGGCCGCCGTCTACCTCAGCGAGTACGCGAGCGAACGGATGCGGTCGGTCCTGAAGCCCGCACTGGAGGTACTCGCCGGCATTCCGACGGTCGTTTACGGCTACTTGGCGCTGGTCTATTTGACGCCCGCGCTGCAGACGATCGGGATCCCTGTCGGGACGTTCAACCTGTTGAGTGCGTCGATTATGGTCGGGATCATGATCATTCCGATGGTGTCGTCGCTGTCCGAGGACGCGATGAGTTCCGTCCCTGACTCGCTCCGACAGGCCGGCTACGGGATGGGCGCGACGAAGTACGAGGTTTCGACCGGGATCGTGATCCCGGCGGCGATATCGGGGATCTTCTCGTCGTTCATCCTCGCGCTCTCGCGAGCGATCGGCGAAACCATGATCGTCGTCATGGCCGCCGGCCTGCGGCCGCGGATGTTCGATTTCTCGAACCCGCTGAACAACCTGCTCAACTCGGGCCAGCCGATGACGGCGGGGATGGTAAACGCCGTGACGAGCGACGCGACCGGCGGTTCGGCGACGTATCTGAGCATGTTCGCGCTCGGGCTGACGCTGTTCGTGATCACGTTCGCCATGAATCTCGCAAGCGACTACGTCGCAGCGCGTTACGAGGAGGAATACAAATGA
- the pstA gene encoding phosphate ABC transporter permease PstA, translating into MATDQHTADWYGTDEAVSRVRGKAFKSLCLGATLLALLAVFVLLLYVANDAFKPLSADPGWLLTFAATLLLPTLGATVYYYTRDTRAGETAAIALGLPVVSLLLTGGMFITLEHVVSVYQWLSILVALIVSGAIIAAHSRVRAAADLERLIVLVAVPAAALLLIPDLILSLPMLPTESLALLGSFVVPIALAVGWFVRRQRESNRDGAIAAVLTAVAAAAGLGVAPVVGLSPFVWMLLVVVTGVPTALYIESVVRRGAGTAGLAFPVLVAGGIVAGVLLTDALGFAGPNSWLDWGFLTSPPSRTPEDAGFYPPLVGSVMMLLVIVVSAFPVGVGAAVYLEEYAPDRGRWGRVVDLIEVNIGNLAGVPSVVYGVLGLALFIRQGGLGSGTALVGGFTVGLLILPIVIISSQEAISAVPDSMRQASYGMGATRWQTVRNVVLPEALPGIMTGNILAMGRAIGETAPLLIIGAPAVVRIAPSSFTNKFSAMPRQIYTWSSEIDPAFQHGVLAAGVMTLLVVLLLMNGAAIIIRNKYQRRG; encoded by the coding sequence ATGGCGACCGACCAGCACACGGCGGACTGGTACGGAACCGACGAGGCTGTCAGCCGCGTCCGGGGCAAGGCGTTCAAGTCGCTCTGTCTCGGTGCGACGCTGCTTGCCTTACTGGCCGTCTTCGTGCTGCTCCTGTACGTGGCAAACGACGCCTTCAAGCCGCTTTCGGCCGACCCAGGCTGGCTGCTGACCTTCGCTGCGACGCTTCTGCTTCCGACCCTCGGGGCGACGGTCTACTACTATACCCGCGATACGCGGGCCGGTGAAACCGCAGCGATCGCGCTCGGACTGCCGGTCGTTTCGCTCCTGCTCACCGGCGGGATGTTCATCACGCTCGAACACGTCGTCAGCGTCTATCAGTGGCTCTCGATCCTCGTCGCGCTCATCGTTTCCGGCGCGATCATCGCCGCGCACAGTCGCGTTCGGGCGGCGGCCGACCTCGAGCGACTCATCGTTCTGGTCGCGGTTCCGGCCGCAGCGCTCCTTCTAATCCCCGACCTTATCCTTTCGTTGCCGATGCTGCCGACCGAGTCGCTCGCGCTGTTGGGCTCGTTCGTCGTCCCGATCGCGCTGGCTGTCGGCTGGTTCGTCCGCAGACAACGCGAGAGCAACCGTGACGGGGCTATCGCCGCGGTTCTGACGGCGGTCGCCGCGGCGGCCGGGCTGGGAGTCGCCCCGGTCGTCGGTCTCAGTCCGTTCGTCTGGATGCTGCTGGTCGTCGTCACTGGCGTCCCGACCGCCCTCTACATCGAAAGCGTCGTCCGCCGCGGAGCCGGCACGGCCGGACTCGCGTTCCCGGTCCTCGTCGCCGGTGGCATCGTCGCCGGCGTCCTTCTCACGGACGCGCTCGGGTTCGCCGGACCGAACTCGTGGCTCGACTGGGGCTTTCTGACGAGTCCACCGTCTCGAACGCCCGAAGACGCCGGCTTCTATCCACCGCTCGTCGGCTCCGTGATGATGTTGCTGGTCATCGTCGTCTCCGCGTTTCCCGTCGGCGTCGGCGCCGCGGTCTATCTCGAGGAGTACGCCCCCGACCGGGGACGCTGGGGTCGCGTCGTCGATCTAATCGAGGTCAACATCGGGAACCTCGCCGGCGTTCCGTCGGTCGTCTACGGTGTACTCGGGCTGGCGCTTTTCATTCGGCAAGGCGGGCTCGGGTCGGGAACCGCGCTCGTTGGCGGCTTCACCGTCGGCCTGCTGATCCTCCCGATCGTCATCATCTCCTCGCAGGAGGCGATCAGCGCCGTCCCGGACTCGATGCGACAGGCCTCCTACGGGATGGGAGCGACCAGGTGGCAGACCGTCCGGAACGTCGTCCTCCCGGAAGCGTTACCCGGCATCATGACCGGAAACATCCTCGCCATGGGACGTGCGATCGGTGAGACGGCACCGCTGCTGATCATCGGCGCACCGGCGGTCGTTCGGATCGCACCGAGTTCCTTCACCAACA